A stretch of Lysinibacillus agricola DNA encodes these proteins:
- a CDS encoding CPBP family intramembrane glutamic endopeptidase produces the protein MKKLISTILKTVIFFIGWAILISFTPDIETNNQALLRLWWEFVPLALVVLFSIIFVSVIEKGKIKIPIASRFFKNSLIGVVIGVLWLGSVVSVLLLTKTINIQGQNNIDYIWIWILASLLNVIMQELLMRGYLYQLWKQKYNVIVATALTTILFSAMHGGAFEAGIIPVLNVVSMSILVTLLLEYTGTIVAPIIAHFAWNTIGAIIFGGVSLASDYPNLLNSTFQGNPLISGGIYKIEGSIIVLVVNLILIICLFILNKRMSSNL, from the coding sequence ATGAAAAAGTTAATAAGTACAATTTTAAAAACAGTTATCTTTTTTATTGGATGGGCAATTTTAATTTCTTTTACGCCTGATATTGAAACAAATAATCAGGCATTATTACGATTATGGTGGGAATTCGTACCACTTGCTTTAGTAGTTTTATTTTCTATTATTTTTGTTTCAGTAATAGAAAAGGGTAAAATTAAGATCCCCATAGCTTCAAGATTCTTTAAAAATTCTCTAATAGGTGTTGTAATAGGTGTCTTATGGTTGGGTAGCGTGGTATCTGTCCTTTTACTTACAAAGACAATAAATATACAAGGCCAAAACAATATTGATTACATATGGATTTGGATTTTGGCATCACTATTGAATGTTATAATGCAAGAATTGTTGATGAGAGGTTATCTATATCAATTATGGAAGCAAAAATATAATGTAATTGTGGCAACCGCTTTAACTACTATTTTATTCTCTGCAATGCACGGTGGAGCATTTGAAGCAGGTATTATCCCAGTGCTTAATGTTGTTTCAATGAGTATACTTGTAACATTACTATTAGAATACACGGGCACAATAGTAGCACCAATAATTGCTCATTTTGCTTGGAATACAATTGGAGCGATTATATTTGGGGGTGTTTCTTTGGCAAGTGATTATCCGAATCTCTTAAACAGTACGTTTCAAGGAAATCCATTAATATCAGGTGGCATCTATAAAATTGAAGGTAGTATCATCGTTTTAGTTGTTAATTTAATTCTAATTATATGCTTGTTCATATTAAATAAAAGAATGTCTAGCAACCTTTAA
- a CDS encoding tubby C-terminal domain-like protein — protein MTTFTLTYPKAFESFSNIPIVNEQDEMVCVLEKVERSSVGKIMNAVMLVASQQSLPHRYETRTTLGAPLFQVQFTPLTKGVSHQLIMPDGTILPIQRKTVQLLESSYSFTMDGLAFRFEKDFTSTAYLYCNDEKIASATNIENELVRTGVSFKLFNSDDTLFVALLATLYQAIFSMSN, from the coding sequence ATGACTACATTTACCCTTACCTACCCAAAAGCTTTCGAGAGCTTTTCAAATATTCCTATTGTGAATGAACAAGATGAGATGGTTTGTGTGCTAGAAAAAGTTGAACGTTCATCTGTTGGAAAAATAATGAATGCTGTAATGCTAGTAGCTTCACAGCAATCATTACCACATCGTTATGAAACACGTACTACTTTAGGTGCACCTCTTTTTCAAGTGCAATTTACACCATTAACAAAGGGTGTTAGCCATCAGCTTATTATGCCAGATGGAACAATCTTACCTATACAACGGAAGACGGTTCAATTACTTGAATCTTCCTACTCTTTTACAATGGATGGACTCGCTTTTCGCTTTGAAAAGGATTTTACTTCAACCGCCTATTTATATTGCAATGATGAAAAAATAGCAAGTGCTACTAATATAGAAAATGAACTAGTGCGTACTGGTGTATCTTTTAAACTCTTTAACTCGGATGATACGCTTTTTGTCGCTTTACTTGCAACTCTGTATCAGGCAATATTCTCAATGAGTAATTAA